The Triticum aestivum cultivar Chinese Spring chromosome 4B, IWGSC CS RefSeq v2.1, whole genome shotgun sequence sequence GACTAGCAATGTCTAATAGGGTATGCACCACCAAAGGAGATGTCGGGTAATAAACCCCAGACAAAGTAACTGTTGCATCATAGAACAACTCAAGAAATGCAGTCAATGTTGTAATAATAAGCCAAGTTTCTTCGCTAATTAGAGGTTCAACCCCATAATTTGCATTAATAAAACCATTGAACTGAACTCTGTCTCGGATAACTACCTTAAGCATCAAATATGTAGAGTTCCATCTAACAGGCATGTCTGAATTATACTTATGAGGAACGCACCCTATAGCAAGGCAATATCTCTTACAATTTGTAATTCATTGAGTTGAATGCGAGAAGTAAGATATTGCAATGCGTATGACTTCAACATGTGGTTCACATAAATGTAATGCACTTTTAGCAATAAGATTAATGATATGGCAAGCACAACGTTGATGCATTAAAAAGGATGCAACATATATGGAGAATATAGGAGTCAGGGTATTCATTGCACTCGTGTTTGTTGAAGCATTATCCAAAGTTATTGTGAAAACCTTGTCGGCAAGATTAAAATCATTCACAACTTTGAGTACAGCTTCAACAATGTTTGGACCACTATGCGCTGCATCAATTAATTCAAATCCTATGACTCTTTTTTGTAGTTGCCAATGTTCGTTATCATAATGAGTTACCACACTAATGTAGTCTTGCTTTGCCCGACCAGTCCAGATATCAGATGTTAACGACATTGAAAAAGTGCACGTAGAAAATTCTTCTTTTATTTTCTCTTTACCAAATTTGTATAGCTTTTTAATATCCCTACTTGTAGTTTGTCTAGAAACTGGTCTATGATTAGGATTATGACAAGTTTGAATATATTGTACGAAACCTTCAGATTCACCAAAGCCTAGTGGTAAATCATTAGAAGCAATAAGACGACATAAACCTTCTCGCTGAACATTAGCATCATGGGTGAAATTGCGTACCGTACCATCAGGTTTGAAGGAGAGCTGAGTTTGCACAGCTGCCGAGCTCGACGCGCTCGTTGCATCCGCCTTGGCGTGGCTATCCACATGCCTCTTCAGGTGGCCGGTTCCTACCCTCGCTTCTCCGGTAAGTTTCTTCTTGAACCTTTTGCACCTTGCACTCACCTTCCGGACACCGGCCAACCACGAATATTTCTTCATTGAAATATCCCCACACCGCCGAGGTTCTACGACGACTTTTTTGCTTTACACCCATGGTGGTGGAGGAACCCGTCCCGCTACTAGAATAGGTGTGACCTTCGGCTTTGGAACTGGGATCGGTATGGGGTTCGAGAGTGTGATGATCGGTATAGGCAGGTTGCTCAGGTGGGGGCATGGTAGTATACACATGTTGCTCGGGTGGGGGCATGGTATTGGGTCGGAGCTACTAGGGTAGAGGCTATACTCCATATCCCCAAGACCGAAATCAGAGAGTGGGAAGCTAGTATTGTCATGGTCATCCATGTGTTGAGTGTGAAAAATATGTGGGCTGGGCAGGCCTATTTATAGCAAAAATTCATCATTTTTCGGACAAATTTGACCCTTACACTCTAACGGTCAAATTTTCGAATATATGAATTTTCCTAAAAAAAAACTACCCAAACCCTCTCCTAAACTGCTCTAAACCCACCCTAACCTCCCCCTAAAGCCCTCCCAACGGTCGCTCTGCTCTATACTCTGCTTGACCGGTCGACCCCCCGCTTCCCCATCGATCGAGGCGCTGGCTGCCTGGCTGGACGCTGGCCGGCTGGGCCCCGCAGCCGCTGTTCCCCTGATCCCCTCATGGCCTCATCCCCCCCTGTCGGCCCGATTCCCTTCCTCCCAGTCTCCCACCTATACACCGCTCCCATGATCGTTCCAGGCTCCCAGGTCCCAGCGAGGCAGCGACAGGCGACAACGACCGAAGCAACCGATTCCCATGCTCCCCAACGATCGAGACGGGCCTATCGGGCCGTGCCGCGTGCCGCGTGCCTTGCCGGCCCGCGATTAGtcgtgccgtgccgtgccgggcTGGCCCGCGGGCTGAGGGTGGCGGCCCAGGCACGACCCAATGCGTGTTGCGTGCCTGGCACGGCCCGATTAGCCCGTGCCGGGCGGGGCCCGTTGCGTGCCGTGCCGCCGTGCTACTGGGCCGGCCCCCAAAAAACgccccgtttggccagctataaaCCACATGTTGTTGGTTCGCACCCCATTGCCATGTTGACATGTCCGGGAGATCCCTTTATACacgagaaaattccttatttgacattGTCTTAAAATCTGGTTACTtatttgacactagaaaatttttcttccctgtttgacatcagtcctaaattttattccctatacgaCATTTTCGTCCATTTTGAGCCTAAACGACACCTGAAAAAACCAttttgcccctcatgtggtatgtgtgtgtgcgcgcgcgtgtgctaTTGCGTGCGTGGGTGCCCAAACACATGTGTGCTGCTGCGTGTGTGCTGCCGTGTGTGTATTTGCTACTGCATGTGTACGTGcacgtatgtgtgtgtgtgttgttgcgtgcctatgtgctgcatgcgtgtgtgctgttgcgtgtgtgtgtgctgcgtgcctGTGTGTTGTTGcatgtgtgcgcgcgtgtgtgttgctgcgtgtgtgttGCTGTATGTGTATGTGCTGCTGCGTGTGTGCTCCTTCCCCCACACTGATGCTGCGTGTGTGTACTACTGCCCCGCACGCACACATACCGCATGAGGGGCAAAAGAGTCTTTTCATGTGTCATTTAGGCTTAAAATAGACGGAAatgtcatatactccctccgttccaaaatagatgatccaactttgtactaaccttagtacaaagttgggtcatctattttgaaacggagggagtagaaaataaaatttagaacttgtcaaataggaaaaaaaacttttctagtgtcaaataaggaagcagattttaagatagtgtcaaataaggaattttcccTACACTAGTGTTTGGCTTGAGCGGCTCAGCCTCCCTACAACTCCGTTCCCAGCGCACCTTTCGTCGAGCACCTGGCAATGGCGGCTTCCTCCCCGTCCGCCACCTCTCAGATGCGCCTAAGCCCCCTCCGTCCTTATTaaagaccaccgccgccgccgctttccTTCTATCCAACTCCCGCAAATCCCTACCTACCCCGCTCGCGTTCGCTCGCTTGCGCCCGAACTGCCCGCATTTCTCGCGGGCACAGACCCCCGTTCCGGTCCTTGCCTCTGCCGTTTCGTGGCTAGTGGATGCCCCTGCCCTTCCCCTCCCGCGAATCCAGGTGATTCGCATCACCTTCGCGTCGTCAGGATCCAGTTCGTGCGCAATGTCGGCGGTGGCGCCACCGCTGTGCACTTGGATCGTCGCCGCCTGCTTGTCTGCAACCTGCGTCGCTGACGATGAAGGGAAGCAGCGCAACTACGGCGGCGGGCTTTTCGGCACGCGCCGCCACTTTGCTGCGCGCCGCCGAGGCGGGGCACGCTCTGGTGAGGCCATTTCCGTTGCCTTCTCCGCCCTTTCATGGTTTCTTGGTCCTTATCCGAATGTCAACTGTAAAATTGCGGTCGGCTGTAAGCCTGTAACCATGTAGGTCGTATCACAGGGTGTTCGGTGCGGGGTAAACGTCCGGGATTTATAGAGTTTCAGTTGTCAAATGGCTCGTGTGCATTTGGTGTTTCAGGCGAGAGACAATTATTCGCTGCTTTGTGCATGATTCTGTATGTGTTTATCTTGTTCTTATATGTGTGATGCATGCTCGAGTGAATAAGTGACTTCACCATGACGCCGTTATTAAAATAAAAGTATAATTTATCATAAACGTGGGATTTTTATCAGAATTGATATATACATGAGGACACTAAGTGGCAATGTGGGAATTCGGTGTTGAAGATTGTACTACTAAAAACTGGTGTTTTTTGGGTAAATCATATGATTGGAATTATCGCTAATGTGCAACTTCCATTGCCATTTGTTTCATTTCATGCGAATAAACCTTCCAATATTGTTCGTCGGTTCTGGTTGATTAAAGAAACATCTAACTGATAAACACTTCTTTGCGGGTGATGCTACTTTTTCTTTTGTGTGAGTCTATTTGTAGCATATGCCGAATCAAATTAGTTATCCATCACCTAAATGAGATGCCTTATGGACTGCAGGAGTGCCCATTGCTGTTTCCTTTCATCCTGAAAGAGGAGGTGTGGAAAACAACAAATCTGAAACCAAAAAACGGAGGGTAGTTGTCACTGGCATGGGTGTCGTGACTCCGTTAGGCCATGAGCCTGATGAGTTTTACAACAACCTCCTACAGGGTGTCAGTGGAATAAGTGAGATAGAAGCATTTGACTGTTCCAGCTATCCCACGGTATTATTTTATTCTACTTAACTTGGTGTGGGGTTTATTTTGCAATGTAGCTGAAATATCCTTTACAGTCACACTGCTTGACATGCTATCTTTCATACAGAGAATTGCAGGAGAAATCAAATCCTTTTCAACAGATGGTTGGGTTGCACCAAAGTTAGCTAAGCGAATGGATAAGTTCATGCAATATTTGATAGTTGCTGGTAAGAAAGCATTGGAAAATGGTGGGGTCACTGAAGATATCATGAACGAGTTGGACAAATCGAGATGTGGAGTTCTAATTGGATCTGGTATGGGTGGCATGAAGGTCCGGATCTCACAGTGTATATATTTACTTGTAAAGAAGGCAGTGTTTATTACACTGTTTCCTTAATGCTTATGATATTTTAAGCAGGTTTTTAGTGACGCAATTGAAGCATTGAGGGTCTCCTACAGGAAGATGAACCCATTTTGTGTACCTTTTGCAACTACAAACATGGGTTCTGCAATACTTGCGATGGATCTGGTGCATTATATGATCTGGAttatcagtttttttaattttctcaGTGGTTAATGATGATTAATTTTAAGTCGTATGCCTATGCAGGGCTGGATGGGCCCAAACTACTCTATCTCTACTGCTTGTGCCACCAGTAACTTCTGCATCCTGAGTGCAGCCAACCATATCATGAGAGGGGAAACTGTAAGTAACTTGATTTTTCGTGACATCCTGTGAGGAACGCCCTACTTGTTGACATGTCCTAAACATGCAGGATTTGATGCTGTGTGGTGGTTCTGATGCTCCAATTATACCAATTGGTACGGAAACTCATTATTTGAGATGTCATCATCCCAATTGTTATTGGCTTATTGTTTTTTTTTTACTTGAACATCTTGTCTTTGCATGAATATTATGGTGATCATTTCTACTGTTACATGCAGGATTGGGGGGTTTTGTGGCATGTAGAGCTCTTTCACAGAGAAATAGTGATCCAACAAAAGCTTCTCGGCCTTGGGACATGGTTAGTCCTCCAAGATTTGTTTAACATAACCACTACCTAGTTAGCCAAATCATATGAATCTACAGTCTACGCTTCATGTTTATACCACTGATACATTTGTCTTCATGTTTACTGGCTTGGTGCACATATTTACCTAGCGGTGATGATTCTGCACTAGTCGCATGCTTGAAATTAGCAGAACCCGTACTGTTCTAACAGTTCGTGTTGTCTATTTTTTCTGCAACAGGATCGTGATGGGTTTGTCATGGGAGAAGGGGCTGGTGTGCTTCTTTTGGAAGAACTTGAGCATGCAAAGGTTGTGTTAATGAGATTCCTTAGATATTTTTTGTTCATGCTTTTTTTCTCCATTTGTGTAGTTCTTCCATGGTGATTTCTTTTCAAATGTCTGAATGGAATTTCCATTCTATAGCAAAGAGGTGCAGAAATATATGCCGAATTTCTGGGTGGAAGCTTTacgtgtgatgcatatcatatgacGGAACCACATCCTGAAGGTGAAAAATATTCTTTAACCTTGTGGTGCATCTACTTTTGTGATACTTCCCAACTGAAATTAGAACAatttttgtactaatattatgtttatGTAATATCAGGGAAGGGGGTTATTCTTTGTGTCGAAAATGCACTAGCTGATGCAGGAGTAACAAGGCAAGACATTAACTATGTAAATGCCCATGCTACATCTACACAGTTGGGTGATTTGAAGGAATTCGAAGCTCTTCGCCGCTGTTTTGGGCAGAATCCTCAGGCATACCTCCTGATTCAGAAACAATCTTCTCTCTCTTCTTTGGCGTGTAAATTAAGCTCAGGAATGATATGCATTTTATGCATTGCAGCTAAGAGTAAACTCAACAAAGTCGATGACTGGCCACTTGCTAGGTGCTGCAGGTGGAATAGAAGCTGTAGCTGCTATACAAGTAGGTCTTACTgtagttttctttttttatttgaatctaatatttcctGTTAGCTAATCTTATGCTACTGTTTATGAACTGTCATTTTGGTTCCTGGCTATATTACCTTTGTGCGATTTCTTGAATTCTGAACTCCCATGCGGTTTATGAATACCTATGTTTAAAACTCCATGCATGGAGCCTTTATAATCTAGCAGCGTCAACTCACCCCAAGTCCGTAAATACGAGTCTTCCCCTAAGAGATGCTTTGTTAAGGGTAAAAATGTTCAAATTAACAGAATATCTTACTACTCTCTCTATTTTCAGGGAATTAATATATATGCTACTGCTAAGTGGACAGTTCGAGAAATGCCACTACACAGTCTTAATTTTATTAGCATGCCATTGTTCAGTCACTGAATTCTGAAGAATCCCACTATGTCAAGAACTGGAAAACAGAACTCTTCTGTTATTCATTCTACCCCCTTTCCACCCATCCCCTATCCGCTCCACTACCTCCCGCCAGCTTACCTTGCCTTGTGCTGGTGACCAGCTGCGATGGCCCGAGCCCTCCCTGCATCTCACTGATGCCTTGTGACATTGACCTCTCCACGTAGGGCGAGTACCGTGACTTCCCATGGGAGCGTGTCCTAGAGGTTAGGGTTGCGGTTGATGCTGGTGAGCAACAAGATGCACATATCTGGAGGTGGAGGAGGCCATGGAACACCAAGCTTGGCCATGAATGTGGAGTGGAGAATTGGACTTCCACTCTTAGCTTGGAGATCTTATCCCTAGCTCCGTTGCTGGGATGGGAAGCAATGGAAGTGGCGAGGAATGGGAACAGAAGGGGGATGTGGAAGGAAGAAGCATAACATGATGCCATCCTTCAAGTTTCTGTAACGCAATAATTGCTTATTTAAATATCAAGTTTCGTAGTGGCATTTATCAGAAGTGGAATATATCTAAATTCCTCCCTCCCTTTTATAGGGCACCCATGTATTCAAGATTTATTATACTTTGCAATGTTTTACCAACAATCAGTTTAATAGGAGTAGTATATAAGGCCAGAAAAGTAGCATTGTCGGCTTTGTATTTGATGTATTCATATGAGCATGTTATGCAAaattaacaagtgacagtaaatgaAATCTACAGCCTAGAGTTTAATTTGGTGGACTGTTAAGGTACGTTGTTTTAGTGAGTTGCAGCAACCCCAAAACGCAGGGATGCCTAGGTGCCTAGTCTAGAGTTTGAAGGTGCAAACAATAATAATTAAGCATACTTCATATGGCACGAAATAGATAAATATTTATGTAGCACATGGCTGGAGATTAGGAGGTATATCAGCACAATATCATTCCAAATTAAGTAATTTCTCTAGAGGGAGCAACATATTAAGAAGAGGGGTTACCGAGAAAAACACAAAACAAGAAAATGCAAAAATACGGTGCAATAGAGCAAGAGGCAGCAATATATAGAAGAGATCAAGAGGCAGCAATATATAGAAGAGATCAAGAGCAGATCAAATCATAGGGAGGAGAGAGAAGGAAACTAACCTGAGCTGATCTCAAAGTTTTGCAGAGGCGGCAGGATGAGAAGGCAACTAAGATTTGGATGTTGGCAAGCCTGCTAGAATGCCGACAGGCGGTCTCTTTCTCCCGACAGTGGTACTAGTGGCTTTCTCACTCACCTGCAGCCTAACTCAAAACTCATCAAGTGCCATATCTGTTTTTTTCTCTCACTCATGTGGTACCCACCCCTTAATATTTTTTGCCTCCAATCATGGTCATGGTGTTGCCAGGCACCCAAGTCGTTGCGCATAACTCCCACTAAGCTGTCACGACTTTAGCAACACAGAAGCCACACACTGAAGAATTGGTCCATTCTGATGTGGATAATTATCGAGCTAGGATACATACAGATTAAGCTGAGGTGGCATGTGTTGTTTGTGTGTTGGAGTGAGCGGGGACCATGTCAAAGCGTATTATGAGATTCCATTAAAAGGCATCTCTAACTCCTGTTCCAAATCATCGAAAAGTGAATTATAATTGTTCTGAACTCTCATCCGGAACTCTCATCCTGAACTCTCATCTCAATTTCGTTGTTCTTCGAGACATCACAATTTAGTATTCAGAGTAAGGTCATGATCCTGCGGTGCTCCACAATCCCTCGATCGACCGGTAACAGCGACCAGCTGGTTGAGACATTGCTCTATGGCTTAATCTTCTGTAAAACTGAAGTCGGCGTTCGACTGATTTGGAGGGAGCTGCGCTGGCACACAATTCCAAGCTGTCCGCTCAAACTCGACTTGTTGTGGAGAAGATGGAGCTGTGGTCACCTTGTCGAAAGCGGTCACCAAGGAAGTGGAATCCATCTCTGCCAAGTTGACTCCAACGACAGGGATTCACGAAAATCACGAAGCAGGTGGACGATCGGCAAGGACCCTGACATCGTCAAGCAGGTCGAGGTGACGCCTGCGGTGGTGACTTTGCCATGCCCATGATTTCCGTCGTAGGCTGACAAGGCACCATTGCTCGCCAAGAACGGGCCTCCCTTGCTCCAACATCGACAGTACGCCCTGTCTGACGAGCGGGATCacgtgggaggggggggggggagggatctGGCAGCTGCCGATTCTGTTCTGCGTGGACAATTTCGTCTGAAGCCACCCAAACACCAGTTCCCCACCTTCAAAGGCGAGTTTCCACTTCTCTAGGTTGATCCCGGCTATAACTATTTTGAGATGTACAACGTTCCTGGGCATCATTGGGTCAACACGGCAATGACGTACTTTGAGGGGGACGTGGCATTGTGGCAGCAATTGTACAAACGACTGCATCGCCGCATCCACTGGGACGCGGCCATTGCGGTGATTGTTGTTGGGTTCGGCTGCGATGAGTTTGATGGCCAAATGTCCAAGATCTTGTAGTTGAAGCAAACCGGCATGGTGGCCGAGTACAAGTTGGCGTATGTTAGAAATAGACTGAAGTAGAGGAGCAAGAGGAGAGCTGGGGCTGTACACAGGAAAGTGGTTTTCTGAAGCTGTATCTAGTATTGTTGCCGTGAGGACTATTTGTAGTAAATAGGCATGTCGGTTGTTGGAAGTGTATATGtagattgcctagccctttccatcagtttgaATTTTGGTTGCACTGGCTAGTGCATGAAAACATGGTATCAAggcctaaggtcttgagttcaagtccggGCTTCGTAATTTATCCAGAAATTGTTGTTGCCCCCTCTATGTCCACGTATAAGCCTTTTGAGCCATACTTCAGAGCCTATTCACGTGTTGACTTCTGACATCACatgagagggggtgttgaagtgtatatgtggattgcgtAGCCCTTTCCACCAGTTCAGACTTTTTGGTTGCGTTGagtagtgcatgaagcttaacatggtattaGGGCCTAAGatcttgagttcaagtcctggctttcGCAATTTATTCAAAAATTGTTGTCGCCCCTGTCCATCTATAGGCCTCTTGAGTCATACCTCTTGAGCCATAGCTCGAACTTCCTATTGACCCCCGCCCGACTATCatcgactagcaccacatcatccgcaaagagcatacaccatgcgatatctccttgtatattccttgtgacctcatccatcaccaaagcaaaaaagataagggctcaaagctaacCCCTGGTGCAATCCTattttaatcgggaagtcatcagtgtcaccATCAGTTGTTCGAACACTtatcacaacattatcgtacatgtccttgatgagggtaatgtactttgctgggactttgtgtttctccaaggcccgcCACATGACATTCAGCGGTATCTTAttgtaggccttctccaagtcaatgaacagcATATGCATGTCCTTCTTTtactccctatatctctccatgaGTTGTCGTACCAAGATAATGCCTTCCATGgttgacctcccaggcatgaaaccaaacggATTTTTTGTCacacttgtcattcttcttaagcggtgctcaatgactctctcatagcttcattgtatggctcatcagctgaattccacggtaattagtactccctccgtcccaaaataagtgtctcaactttgtactaaaggtTGAGACActttttttgggacggagggagtacaactttgaacatcccccttcttgaagattggtactaatatactccgtctccattcttccgGCATCTTTTTGcccaaaaaatgaggttgaaaagcttagttAACCATACTATAGTTGTCTCCGAGGCCTCTCCACACCTTAATGGGGATAAaccagggcccatcgccttgcctcctttcatcctttttaaggcctccttgacctcagactcctcgATTCGTCGCACGACATGTCTGCTGGTATCAACagaggagtcgtccagttcaatggtagagctctcattctccccattgaacaacttGACGAAGTACTCCCACCATCTATCTTAATATCCCCGTCCTTCACCAGGAGCTGGTCTGCtttgtccttgatgcatttgacttggtccctcaccttcctctctcggatcttggccatcttatataTCAGCGTACAACAATCTATTGGACCAGAGAGCCCCTTACGTTCGGCGAGGGCTCACAACACACAAAGAGCAACAACAACCGTGAAAGCTCTCGAGCAACAACCGTGAAgttaagaccctactcctgcttagtGGATTATGTGCATATGAGCCCTATGATTACATTGAGCGTGACCTCGCCGGCAACGAGCTCGGGAGGTGCTGCTAAGCTACTGCAAATGGGCAGTGTTTCGATCTTTGTAAAGGTTGCCATGGCCCTGCTTTTATAGATGAAAGGGGCCACCACAGTGGCAAAATAATAATTACAGAGGGGAAATAGTGGatacaatgctatcatacctaacactGATGGTgtaggacaaacacattaaatGCGTTGTGATGTGTCACGCTGGGACAAATACTGGCAAGGGAGCGCCACTCCACCTGTACCGTCAACCCATCTACCTTTTATTACCGTGACACACcctctggacgggtgtcaataAAGTTGATCTTCATGCGGTGGATCGTTACGTGCTCCGACAAGCTTCACCTAACTGCCTACGCGCTTGCCACTCGTAGGCAAGATCCTGACAGGTAGGTGTGGTAGAGCGGTGGAAGAGGTTTGTGCTTGATGGTGCGGAGCTTGCCGGTGATGTGGAGATTGCCTTGCCGGAAAGGTTGCTTCTCGGCAGCCTGAGTCTTGATCTTCAGTACTTCTTGATGACCTACCTCAAGGTCTTCTTCATGGTTTTATCTACCATGTCTTGAGTGCTTTGTGATGGAACTATCTTTCGTCTAGCCCTTGGCGGCAAGGAGGCTACAACTGTCTGTGCGTAGTCAGGGGTATGAATACCTATGTTCAATACACCGACATTATAGATGTCCTtttcgccttccttcgtgtctAACCGCTCGTAGAGGTCCTCATACGCTCGACCCCTTGCTTCACTCACAGCTCGTTTTGTGGCCTTCTTTGCCATCTTGTACTtttctatgttgtctgcactcctatccaggtataggcgtctcaAACAATCTTCTCCTTAATAGcattctggacatcatcattccaccaccaggtatctttaactttgtttctatttcccctggacactccaaactcctttgATGCGTCCTTATGAATGCAAGGCGCCATCTTGGTCCACATATTGTTTGCAt is a genomic window containing:
- the LOC123091887 gene encoding 3-oxoacyl-[acyl-carrier-protein] synthase II, chloroplastic isoform X2, yielding MSAVAPPLCTWIVAACLSATCVADDEGKQRNYGGGLFGTRRHFAARRRGGARSGVPIAVSFHPERGGVENNKSETKKRRVVVTGMGVVTPLGHEPDEFYNNLLQGVSGISEIEAFDCSSYPTRIAGEIKSFSTDGWVAPKLAKRMDKFMQYLIVAGKKALENGGVTEDIMNELDKSRCGVLIGSGMGGMKVFSDAIEALRVSYRKMNPFCVPFATTNMGSAILAMDLGWMGPNYSISTACATSNFCILSAANHIMRGETDLMLCGGSDAPIIPIGLGGFVACRALSQRNSDPTKASRPWDMDRDGFVMGEGAGVLLLEELEHAKQRGAEIYAEFLGGSFTCDAYHMTEPHPEGKGVILCVENALADAGVTRQDINYVNAHATSTQLGDLKEFEALRRCFGQNPQLRVNSTKSMTGHLLGAAGGIEAVAAIQDVSLLVGSQKERCDVKVALSNSFGFGGHNSSILFAPF
- the LOC123091887 gene encoding 3-oxoacyl-[acyl-carrier-protein] synthase II, chloroplastic isoform X1, encoding MSAVAPPLCTWIVAACLSATCVADDEGKQRNYGGGLFGTRRHFAARRRGGARSGVPIAVSFHPERGGVENNKSETKKRRVVVTGMGVVTPLGHEPDEFYNNLLQGVSGISEIEAFDCSSYPTRIAGEIKSFSTDGWVAPKLAKRMDKFMQYLIVAGKKALENGGVTEDIMNELDKSRCGVLIGSGMGGMKVFSDAIEALRVSYRKMNPFCVPFATTNMGSAILAMDLGWMGPNYSISTACATSNFCILSAANHIMRGETDLMLCGGSDAPIIPIGLGGFVACRALSQRNSDPTKASRPWDMDRDGFVMGEGAGVLLLEELEHAKQRGAEIYAEFLGGSFTCDAYHMTEPHPEGKGVILCVENALADAGVTRQDINYVNAHATSTQLGDLKEFEALRRCFGQNPQLRVNSTKSMTGHLLGAAGGIEAVAAIQAIRTGWIHPNINLDNPEKYVDVSLLVGSQKERCDVKVALSNSFGFGGHNSSILFAPF